A window of the Streptomyces sp. JB150 genome harbors these coding sequences:
- a CDS encoding L-serine ammonia-lyase has translation MAISVFDLFSIGIGPSSSHTVGPMRAARMFARRLRNEGLLDSVTTVRTELYGSLGATGHGHGTPKAVLLGLEGDSPRTVDVETADERVETIKAERRLRLLGEREIAFDFDADLVLHRRKTLPYHANGMTLWAYDADGAELLTKTYYSVGGGFVVDEDAVGADRIKLDDTVLKYPFRTGDELLRLTKETGLSISALMLENERAWRTEEEIRAGLLEIWRVMRECVERGMSREGILPGGLRVKRRAATTARKLRSEGDPQALAMEWITLYAMAVNEENAAGGRVVTAPTNGAAGIIPAVLHYYINFVPGADEEGVVRFLLAAGAIGMLFKENASISGAEVGCQGEVGSACSMAAGALAEVLGGSPEQVENAAEIGMEHNLGLTCDPVGGLVQIPCIERNGMAAVKAVTAARMAMRGDGSHKVSLDKVIKTMKDTGADMSVKYKETARGGLAVNIIEC, from the coding sequence GTGGCCATCTCGGTCTTCGACCTGTTCTCGATCGGCATCGGCCCGTCCAGTTCCCACACGGTCGGCCCGATGCGCGCGGCCCGCATGTTCGCGCGCCGGCTGCGCAACGAGGGCCTGCTGGACTCGGTCACCACCGTCCGCACCGAGCTGTACGGCTCGCTGGGCGCCACCGGCCACGGCCACGGCACCCCCAAGGCGGTGCTGCTCGGCCTGGAGGGCGACTCGCCGCGCACGGTCGACGTGGAGACCGCCGACGAGCGGGTGGAGACGATCAAGGCCGAGCGCCGGCTGCGGCTGCTCGGCGAGCGCGAGATCGCCTTCGACTTCGACGCGGACCTGGTCCTGCACCGCCGCAAGACGCTGCCGTACCACGCCAACGGCATGACGCTGTGGGCCTACGACGCCGACGGCGCCGAGCTGCTGACCAAGACGTACTACTCGGTGGGCGGCGGTTTCGTCGTCGACGAGGACGCGGTCGGCGCGGACCGCATCAAGCTCGACGACACGGTGCTGAAGTACCCCTTCCGCACCGGTGACGAGCTGCTGCGCCTGACCAAGGAGACCGGCCTGTCGATCTCCGCGCTGATGCTGGAGAACGAGCGGGCCTGGCGCACCGAGGAGGAGATCCGCGCGGGCCTGCTGGAGATCTGGCGGGTGATGCGCGAGTGCGTGGAGCGCGGCATGTCCCGCGAGGGCATCCTGCCGGGCGGGCTGCGGGTCAAGCGCCGGGCGGCGACGACCGCGCGCAAGCTGCGCTCCGAGGGCGACCCGCAGGCCCTGGCGATGGAGTGGATCACCCTCTACGCCATGGCGGTCAACGAGGAGAACGCGGCCGGCGGGCGCGTGGTGACCGCCCCGACCAACGGCGCGGCCGGGATCATCCCCGCGGTCCTGCACTACTACATCAACTTCGTGCCCGGCGCCGACGAGGAGGGCGTGGTCCGCTTCCTGCTCGCCGCCGGCGCCATCGGCATGCTCTTCAAGGAGAACGCCTCCATCTCCGGCGCCGAGGTCGGCTGCCAGGGCGAGGTGGGCTCGGCCTGCTCCATGGCCGCGGGCGCCCTCGCGGAGGTGCTGGGCGGCTCCCCCGAGCAGGTGGAGAACGCCGCCGAGATCGGCATGGAGCACAACCTGGGCCTCACCTGCGACCCGGTCGGCGGCCTGGTGCAGATCCCGTGCATCGAGCGCAACGGCATGGCCGCCGTGAAGGCGGTCACGGCCGCGCGGATGGCGATGCGCGGCGACGGCTCCCACAAGGTGTCGCTGGACAAGGTCATCAAGACGATGAAGGACACCGGCGCGGACATGTCGGTGAAGTACAAGGAGACGGCGCGCGGCGGGCTGGCGGTCAACATCATCGAGTGCTGA
- the glyA gene encoding serine hydroxymethyltransferase, with amino-acid sequence MTVLNTPLHELDPEVAAAVDAELRRQQSTLEMIASENFAPLAVMEAQGSVLTNKYAEGYPGRRYYGGCEHVDVTEQLAIDRVKELFGAEYANVQPHSGASANQAALFALAQPGDTILGLDLAHGGHLTHGMRLNFSGKQFDVVAYHVDDNGLVDMAEVERLAKEHRPKVIIAGWSAYPRRLDFAEFRRIADEVEAYLWVDMAHFAGLVAAGLHENPVPYADVVTSTTHKTLGGPRGGIILARGKEFAKKLNSAVFPGFQGGPLEHVIAAKAVSFKIAASEEFKERQRRTVEGARILAERLTAPDAREAGINVLTGGTDVHLVLVDLRESELDGQQAEDRLHEVGITVNRNAVPNDPRPPMVTSGLRIGTPALATRGFTAEDFREVADVIAQALKPACDIEALKSRVTALADKHPLYPSVGK; translated from the coding sequence ATGACTGTCCTGAACACGCCCCTGCACGAGCTGGACCCGGAGGTCGCGGCCGCCGTCGACGCCGAGCTGCGCCGCCAGCAGTCCACCCTGGAGATGATCGCCTCCGAGAACTTCGCCCCGCTGGCGGTCATGGAGGCCCAGGGCTCGGTCCTGACCAACAAGTACGCCGAGGGCTACCCGGGCCGCCGCTACTACGGCGGCTGCGAGCACGTCGACGTCACCGAGCAGCTCGCCATCGACCGGGTCAAGGAGCTGTTCGGCGCCGAGTACGCCAACGTGCAGCCGCACTCGGGCGCCTCCGCCAACCAGGCCGCGCTGTTCGCCCTGGCCCAGCCCGGCGACACCATCCTGGGCCTGGACCTGGCGCACGGCGGTCACCTCACCCACGGGATGCGGCTGAACTTCTCCGGCAAGCAGTTCGACGTGGTCGCGTACCACGTGGACGACAACGGCCTGGTCGACATGGCCGAGGTCGAGCGGCTCGCCAAGGAGCACCGCCCCAAGGTGATCATCGCGGGCTGGTCAGCGTACCCGCGCCGGCTCGACTTCGCCGAGTTCCGCCGGATCGCGGACGAGGTCGAGGCGTACCTGTGGGTCGACATGGCGCACTTCGCCGGTCTGGTCGCCGCCGGGCTGCACGAGAACCCGGTGCCGTACGCCGACGTCGTGACGTCCACCACGCACAAGACGCTGGGCGGCCCGCGCGGCGGCATCATCCTCGCCCGCGGCAAGGAGTTCGCGAAGAAGCTGAACTCCGCCGTCTTCCCGGGCTTCCAGGGCGGCCCCCTGGAGCACGTGATCGCGGCCAAGGCGGTCTCCTTCAAGATCGCCGCCTCGGAGGAGTTCAAGGAGCGCCAGCGCCGTACAGTGGAAGGCGCGCGGATCCTCGCCGAGCGGCTGACCGCCCCGGACGCGCGCGAGGCCGGGATCAACGTCCTCACCGGCGGCACCGACGTCCACCTGGTCCTGGTCGACCTGCGTGAGTCGGAGCTGGACGGGCAGCAGGCCGAGGACCGGCTCCACGAGGTCGGCATCACCGTCAACCGCAACGCGGTCCCCAACGACCCGCGTCCGCCGATGGTGACGTCCGGCCTGCGGATCGGCACGCCCGCGCTCGCCACCCGCGGCTTCACGGCCGAGGACTTCCGCGAGGTCGCGGACGTGATCGCGCAGGCGCTCAAGCCGGCCTGCGACATCGAGGCACTGAAGTCCAGGGTCACCGCCCTGGCGGACAAGCACCCGCTCTACCCGAGCGTCGGCAAGTAA
- the gcvH gene encoding glycine cleavage system protein GcvH → MSNPQQLRYSKEHEWLSAAEDGVATVGITEHAANALGDVVFVQLPEVGDTVSAGETCGELESTKSVSDLYSPVSGEVTEVNEDVVNDPSLVNSAPFEGGWLFKVRVTEEPSDLLSADEYTAFSAG, encoded by the coding sequence ATGAGCAACCCCCAGCAGCTGCGCTACAGCAAGGAGCACGAGTGGCTGTCGGCCGCCGAGGACGGCGTCGCGACGGTCGGCATCACGGAGCACGCGGCCAACGCGCTCGGCGATGTCGTCTTCGTGCAGCTCCCGGAGGTCGGTGACACCGTGTCCGCGGGCGAGACCTGCGGCGAGCTGGAGTCGACCAAGTCGGTCAGCGACCTGTACTCCCCGGTGTCCGGCGAGGTCACCGAGGTCAACGAGGACGTCGTCAACGACCCGTCGCTGGTGAACTCCGCGCCCTTCGAGGGCGGCTGGCTGTTCAAGGTACGCGTCACGGAGGAGCCGTCCGACCTGCTCTCCGCCGACGAGTACACCGCCTTTTCCGCCGGCTGA